In Myxocyprinus asiaticus isolate MX2 ecotype Aquarium Trade chromosome 8, UBuf_Myxa_2, whole genome shotgun sequence, a single genomic region encodes these proteins:
- the LOC127444995 gene encoding ephrin-B2a-like, protein MDTTMWSYIVGLFVVACRLKLARSTILESIYWNTSNTMFVPGKGLVLYPQIGDKMDIVCPRIKAGSTEQTNIEYFRVYLVTKEQLETCRVAKGDMALLNCGKPDQDVKFTFKFQEFSPNLWGLEFLKGKDYHIISTSNSTLEGLDNHDGGVCKTKSMKLILRVGQSPTDSFSAKNQPTRNPPKYLDNEDQSTFSKENDVVSKVDSIQNGKASGKSGESVGSTGSEVALFAGVASGAVIFIVIIIALIALLHRRHQKHSAQCSVQLPLNTLPKRGSDASGGSNNNGSEPSDIIFPLRTSGSMYCPHYEKVSGDYGHPVYIVQEMPPQNPANIYYKV, encoded by the exons ATGGATACGACTATGTGGAGTTATATTGTTGGACTTTTCGTTGTTGCTTGTCGACTAAAACTGGCCCGCTCTACAATTTTAGAATCAATATACTGGAATACTTCGAATACTAT GTTTGTTCCAGGAAAGGGTTTGGTACTATACCCCCAGATTGGGGACAAAATGGACATTGTGTGCCCACGAATCAAGGCAGGCTCCACTGAGCAGACAAACATTGAATACTTCCGTGTCTATCTTGTTACCAAAGAGCAACTGGAGACCTGTCGTGTTGCTAAGGGCGACATGGCTCTGCTCAACTGTGGCAAGCCGGACCAGGACGTGAAATTTACCTTTAAGTTTCAAGAGTTCAGTCCCAACCTGTGGGGCCTGGAGTTCCTCAAAGGAAAGGACTATCACATCATCT cCACATCAAACAGTACACTTGAAGGTTTGGACAACCACGATGGCGGTGTTTGTAAGACCAAATCCATGAAGCTGATCCTGAGAGTTGGACAGA GTCCAACGGATTCTTTCTCAGCGAAAAACCAACCAACAAGAAATCCTCCGAAATACCTTGACAATGAGGACCAAAGCACCTTCAGCAAAGAAAATGATGTTGTCAGTAAAGTTG ACTCTATACAGAATGGCAAGGCCAGCGGGAAGAGTGGAGAGTCTGTAGGATCCACTGGCTCTGAAGTGGCCCTATTTGCTGGTGTTGCATCTGGTGCTGTCatcttcatcgtcatcatcatcgcTCTGATAGCACTTCTACATCGCCGCCATCAAAAACACTCTGCACAATGCTCCGTCCAGTTGCCATTAAACACGCTGCCCAAGCGCGGAAGTGACGCCAGTGGCGGCAGCAACAATAACGGCTCTGAGCCCAGTGACATCATCTTTCCGCTGCGGACATCAGGTAGCATGTACTGCCCTCACTATGAGAAAGTTAGTGGTGACTACGGACACCCGGTCTATATTGTCCAGGAAATGCCACCACAAAATCCTGCAAACATTTACTACAAAGTTTGA